The following coding sequences are from one Loxodonta africana isolate mLoxAfr1 chromosome 18, mLoxAfr1.hap2, whole genome shotgun sequence window:
- the TVP23C gene encoding Golgi apparatus membrane protein TVP23 homolog C isoform X4 → MVGLRWWNHIDEDGKSHWVFESRKASSQDSKTASEAESRIFWLGLITCPVLWVIFAFSALFSFRVKWLAVVIMGVVLQGANLYGYIRCKVGSRKNLTSMATSYLGKQFLRQNTEDDQT, encoded by the exons ATGGTTGGCCTGCGTTGGTGGAATCATATCGATGAAGATGGAAAGAGCCACTGGGTGTTTGAGTCCAGGAAG GCATCTTCTCAAGACAGCAAAACTGCTTCAGAGGCTGAATCAAGAATTTTTTGGTTAGGACTTATTACATGTCCGGTGTTGTGGGTGATATTTGCCTTCAGTGcgcttttctccttcagagtgaAGTGGTTG GCCGTGGTTATCATGGGTGTGGTGCTACAAGGTGCCAACCTGTATGGCTACATCAGATGTAAAGTGGGCAGCAGAAAGAATTTAACCAGCATGGCTACCTCTTATCTTGGAAAGCAGTTTTTAAGACAA AACACAGAAGATGATCAGACTTGA